TAGAGCACCTGTTTCTAAGGATAAGAAAATAGAGCACCTGTTTAGTGCATCTTTACTGGGTTAGTTATACATACTGAAGCCATTCATATTTGCTTCTTTAACTGCAGTTGTGGGAGATACAGTAAATATCATTTTGGACCCAATATTAATGTTTGTACTCCATATGGGCATTACTGGTGCGGCCATTGCCCATGTTATCTCTCAGTAAGCTTACCTATGGGTAATAATTATTCAAGATTAGAAGTCTGTACGCTGTTGCCAAGACTTCTTTTCCATGTCAATGCAAATATTGCTCTCTGCTTCCTTATTGCTGTTTTACTTGTTCTGTGATTATTGTAGGTATTTAATCTCCCTGATACTGTTATGGAGATTAAACAAACAAGTTGATCTCCTAACCCCAGGCATCAAAGATCTACGAATTGGCCAGTTTCTGAAAAATGGTAAAGgcttccattttctttttctttgcaaGTAAATAATCTACAACCAAGCTTCATCAATCTGCTTTGCAGATTATTTACTTCTCTTAACTTCTAGCCTttaaaatcacattcaactaGAAACgctggaaaaaaaattatttcctGACTGttccatatctttttcttttcatcttgGATCAGGGGGTATGTTATTGGTGAGAGTTATAGCTGCAACATTCTGTGTCACCCTGGCAGCATCATTAGCTGCACGGCAGGGATCGACATCAATGGCAGCATTTCAAGTTTGCTTGCAGATTTGGCTTGCAGCCTCTTTGCTTGCGGATGGGTTAGCTGTGGCTGGACAAGTAAGTAAATGATTTTGAATAAAGCACACATTATGTGATGGTGATTTACATTGCCAAAATTTTGTATAGTTACATAATCCCAAAATTTTGTATAGTTACATAATCCAGTTGAACATAAATTATTTCCTTTACTACTGTGGTAAAGCTATTTTAATAAGAAATTTGAAATTAATATAGTAAAATCAAAAATCTATGAGCTGTGTTTGGCCATGACCAAGTGCTCATTCGATCAAAACAGATTTCTCCATTAAAAATGCAGTCTCAGAGATCAGACTTCTTGTTCTACAAAATAGTACTGAtgtcttgtctttgttttttttcttttctacaaACCTACAATTAGGCAGAATGAACATTTTTGAATATCAGGGTTACTTATAGTTGATATAAACCAAGGATACATCTACTTAAAGTGTTCAGCATAACACTCTTAGGTGTCAGGCTTTCTCAATAACTGAGGAACTTATGGAGCTACTAGAGAAACTGGTTATCAGGAACCAAAACTAGAGATCTAACAGACAATGAACGTCTAGTACCCTATTGAGTCATATCCTAAGAAATTAAAAGTATCAAAGTTTGTTTTCTTGTATATAGGTTGCATTCAGCAAGAGAATGTTTGAGACTTTAATCAATAAATATATCGATGTTTTTTGCATCAGGAttgcagaattttttttttttttaaatatttttatcttCTCATTTTGGTTTCTTTAGATTCTCCTGTGAAGCTGGAGTTTGTTCTTATTATCTGCTAAGATGCACCCAGATTTCCTCTGCACTAAGACCCGATCTCTTTTTGTGCCTTGGCTGTTCTTGATTTTCATTTTTGTCTCCCAGGTGTTTTATTGTAGATAAAACTACCATTTAATTAGCAGTGACTTTAAAAACCTTCCAGAAGTCTGACAGGATCAAAAGGAAAACTCACAATTGCTTCAGTATTGCATGCTGATAATGTTAATTCTCAAATTGCTTTTTGCGACTGTCTTAGCCTTTCTTATGTCTTACCATAAAAGCTCTACAATAGTGTCTTCATCTTCTGTAATTCTACTGCTTATCATCTGTGACACTATTCATTCGAATTATTTTATATGTTTCCATTTTGATTCTTTCCATGGTGTAGATGTAATTGTATCCAAACTTTCAGGCAATCCTTGCAAGTGCATTTGCGAGGAAGGATCACAGCAAAGTCGTTGCCACAGCTTCACGTGTATTGCAGGTGGCTTAAATTTTGAACATATTAAGTtactccctcttcttgttctGTTTTGAACGGCTAATTATTTGATTTTGCAGATGGCTTTGGTTCTAGGGATAGTGCTCTCAGTCATCCTTACAGTTGTACTAAAGTTCGCGTCAAGATTATTTACCGATGATATCAATGTTTTGCACCTTATAAGTTTAGGCATTCCGGTATCCCTCTCCTCCATtccagcaagaaacaaaatcaatttttttgtttttgttttgttctgttACTTTACAGACACTTTGAGAGCTGACAATTCTTCCTTTCTGGCTAGTTTATTGCAGTGACTCAGCCCGTTAATGCTCTGGCATTTGTTTTTGATGGAGTAAATTATGGAGCATCAGATTTTGCATATTCTGCCTACTCAATGGCAAGTGTAGAAATCCATGTTGCTGTCTATTTTTCACTTGTATACTATTAGTTGAACTCTCTCGACTCCATGTGTTGGTGGCTTTAGTGACCATATTGTGCCTGTTTGATTTATCATCAAGCATTCTCATTATTCTCTGTTGACTTCAGGTGTTGGTGGCTTTAGTGAGCATATTGTGCCTGTTTCTATTATCATCAAGCCATGGCTTTGTTGGTATCTGGGTTGCTTTAACAATCTTCATGAGTTTGCGCACAGTGGTTGGATTTTGGAGGTGAgttttgtaattaaaaaaatCTGTACTTTCTCTAATCTAAAGGAACTGATTTCCTGAAGTACAAATAGGAAAGTATGCTTTCTCTGTTTGTTTGATCTTTAGTTGGATATAAAACGAATGCAAGAAACCATGTAACAACCAACTTGTTTCGCAAGGATTGTCCTAACATATTATCGTGAATCTATATCAGAAGTTGCTTCCACATTGATCTTGAACTTGTATTACAGGATAGGGACTGGAACTGGACCATGGAGCTTTCTGAGGGAGTAATTGAAGCCTAAAAATGTTTCTGCATAAGATGGTACATCCTACTGTACATAGGTAATGAAAAAAAGGGAACACCATCTTTCATTGCTTACTCAAGTTGCTGAAATGTAGCCTATGTTTAAAGGGTTAGAATGCGAACTGGAAAGTAGGAACTAACTGTTATAGCCTATAGTTAACACATGGAAAACAGTGACAGATTTTGAAGTCGGTATATGTAATTCTAGATAGGAATTCAGAAGTCCCCATCCGAATACAGGCCAACTCAGTGTACCTTTCAATTTATTGATGTCTATGACGGTTATGTCCTTTTTAAGCCAGACTTGGAAAATCAGTTTCCCAGTTCTGCTCGTTATCTCCTTTGCTGGAAGCATAACCACTTTTTAAAAGGAAAGGGAGCCACAATGGGTTTGAGTTGTACTCTCTATTAGCACAAAATCTTGGCATCTTTTATATTATTGGAAAGATGATTAATCTATTTCTTTTTGTGAAGATTCCATTTCATTTGAAAGTTCATATCCGTTcattcatattacttttgttaaagaaaagggaaaacatcacaaatggtgtatgaattttaggcatttctacactttggtataccaactttcataactatcagaatgctgtatcaagtttgctcaaatatttcattttggtgtacgccgttaaattttccgttatctttcaaaaaaaaaaaactgacaaagctaaaggaaagataacggaaatttttttttttttacaaagataacggaaaatttaacggcgtacaccaaaatgaaagattggagcaaacttgatacacaattttgatagttatgaaagttggtacaccaaagtgtagaaatgcctaaagttcatacatcatttgtgaagatatccctaaagaaaagaaataaaagaaagaagacgTTTGATGCATCATTGCATCCTATTCACTTCTTTATGTCATTTATGATTTCTACCCCTCCTTCTAATCAATGAACAGCTTTGCATCAGATTCTAAGAAACGGACTTTGGCCTCAACTAGTCACTCTTGAGTGTTGAGTCTTGACAGTTTATGTGGAGCCTTCACTTTGAAATAAATCAATCTCCACCATAGACAGCCCTTGAATTCCTACGATGAACCTGGTATCATGACCATTTCTAGGTGCACAAAtcttttagtggagtaagtgagtATTTGTTGGGcccaaattgggtaaatggtcaaGAACCCAAACCATGGTGCTTTGATAGATCCTAGAAATGTGTCAATTGCTAGTATGCTACAATTCTACTAGTCGGTTTGCTATGCTTGCCAAATCCATCTTTTTCGGTCTGAAGAGTTCTTCAATGAAGATTATACCCAACACAGTTTCAAATTTTACCCATCCattaatgaaattaaaaactgaaaatgtcaagttattcttttttttttttttttcaaatttcctGAATGGAAAAGGAACAACTAGCTGACAGAGTTCCCGAcacaaacaaaagcaaaaacaaaagcaaagaagCAGAGACTAAATTAAACAAAGTAAAAGCAAGAGAAGAACATGGTGTAGGGTCCTGACAAGCAAGTAATACgatcaatatttcaaattgtgttTGGTGGGAATTTCTTTACGTGTTAGCTAGCTAACCCAACTCATGTGCTTTGAATAATTTTCATGTTtcaattcaaaaaagaaaagaaaagtttgaGCGTCTCTATTACCATAAAATCTCTGCATCTTTTATATTAGTGGAAAAGATGATTAAAACTATGGCTCACTGGTGAAGATTCCACTGCATTGGGGGATAGGTGCAAGTAAAACTCCATCTTTAACCGCATGTAAAACTGCATCCAACCGTCACTGAAAAGAAAGTCGAACTCCGACCCTTATATGGGCACCTTAACCAACATGCAgcccaaaaaacccaaaaatttaacaaatagtagaacttttaattttgaagttttgggttgGGCTTGAACCCAACCAGCATGTGAATAGATCTGTACAAAGGTGGTAGACTGGTAGTTTGCCAGCATTGAAGCCAAGACAAGTAAAGAAGAGAGTAGAAAACAAAAAGTTAAAGAGTTGTTGGGGAAGGAGACGTGTAAAGAAACCCTTCTCTAGCTGCTTCCTTCCTTGacccaaaaagagagagaagagataaGAGAGAAGAATTCGCAAAGCAAAGcagataagtttttttttttttttttttggtcagagAGAAAGTTGAAAGCACCTGTGAATATTAGAGCTCCAGATCTCCTTGATTTAGCACCTGTGAATCACTCCTCAAAGCAGATGAAAGGGAGATGAAGTGATGGGACTTAGATCTAGTCCTACAATCAACGCCGATCCGCAAATCTTGCTTGATCATCTCTCATAATCACTCCTAGATCTGCTTCACTGGTACTTCTTACACCAAGATCCATCACTGTTGATCTTACTGAAAGCTATCCAGTTTCTTTCTCTAGCTCTTGTGGTACAGATTCATAAAATCTCAGGCTTTTTGGCTTTCAGGTATtatcaaaaaaaatttgatacaCATATGCATATCTCATCTTCCAGATCTTCCAGCTGATATCACAAATTAATGTAAGAccctctttttttctcttttttctctaatttCAATACATGATTGAATTAGAGTGTGAAGTTTATGTCTTTGTTTTTCTCTGTTTCCaggagaaataaaagaaagagaaggagcaaaaggaaaaagagggAGAGAAGTGAACTCGAGTATGCATGTAGCAAATTTTTGAACTCTGGCATCAAAAATTAATTGGTGAGTTCTTTCTCTTGATCTTTCCTACCATGTCACACAAGAATTATTGAGTTTATGATCAAATCAAAGAATTGGTATACACAACTGACAGCAAATAGTTATTTAGAAAGAACCAATTTGGTTCTATATCCAGTCTTTCATCATTGGGTGAATGATTTTAGGACTTccatatgtgttttgttttgttgtgttCTGTAACTTTTATGTCTCATGGAGTGCCTAAACACAAATTCATACCAAGACCGTTTGTTTTAACAAGACTGGTTTTGCATTCTGGTATGGTGGAAAGTGGCAAAATATAAAAGGAAAGAAACCTAAACAAAAAAtgcgtatatatatatatatatatatatttatattccgTTATAATATTTTGCCATCTCCTTACCTAGCCAAACCGTAATAAAGTCATAGATAATTTAAGATTACAGATTGTAAGTCATAAGTCAGTCAAAAGCAAAAGGTTCTTAGTGGGCTTTAGTCGAGAGAGAAGGAACAAATCAATTGGATTCCATTCATTTTCATTTATTCAACTTTATGCTGATGATGAAACCTTGACTGACCAAATTGATGACGTTTCTTTTGTAgacatcaaaaaagaaaaaggctgATACACATCTTTTGGTGAAGGCTGAACAGCATATTGGAGATGATATTCAACACTAAAGAGGTGCTTTTCGCAAGGCAGTTGCTAAACTTGAACGCAGACACAAGAGTCACATGGGTCAATGGATGGGAGCTCTTTCCAAAGCAGCTAATATGTCTGGATGGCCTTTATCCGATGGCAAGTATGTTTTTAGCCTCACTAACTCTCAGTTCTCTCTCTCATACTTTAAACATATTACTTTTAAATTGATAGGTATTAGTATCAGTTTAGTAAAAAGATTGTCAAGAAGCTATCTACCTTAGTATTAACTCATTCATATCATTTGGAGGTAGCGAAGTATCTAATTGGAATAGACTCTTGTGTACAGGATATCGACAGACTTTTAGATATGGAGAAAAGTAATGTTCGCA
Above is a genomic segment from Rosa chinensis cultivar Old Blush chromosome 3, RchiOBHm-V2, whole genome shotgun sequence containing:
- the LOC112191912 gene encoding protein DETOXIFICATION 42 isoform X2 is translated as MAIYTLLNCCKNMGKMPLLVFFRHTRNVCKADELGVEIVHIALPTLLALVADPAASLIDTAFVGHIGPVELAAVGISIAVFNQVSKIAIFPLVSITTSFVAEEDTTEPLSTKEQVYEEFENANSVNKEMEVLKPLVDSMPSSITNDSREMVKLEHVRRRIPSASSALVIGSVLGVIQTLFLIFAANPILNYMGVDSNSPMLRPARQYLTLRSLGAPAVLLSLAMQGVFRGFKDTKTPLYATIVGDTVNIILDPILMFVLHMGITGAAIAHVISQYLISLILLWRLNKQVDLLTPGIKDLRIGGMLLVRVIAATFCVTLAASLAARQGSTSMAAFQVCLQIWLAASLLADGLAVAGQAILASAFARKDHSKVVATASRVLQMALVLGIVLSVILTVVLKFASRLFTDDINVLHLISLGIPFIAVTQPVNALAFVFDGVNYGASDFAYSAYSMVLVALVSILCLFLLSSSHGFVGIWVALTIFMSLRTVVGFWRIGTGTGPWSFLRE
- the LOC112191912 gene encoding protein DETOXIFICATION 42 isoform X1, encoding MAIYTLLNCCKNMGKMPLLVFFRHTRNVCKADELGVEIVHIALPTLLALVADPAASLIDTAFVGHIGPVELAAVGISIAVFNQVSKIAIFPLVSITTSFVAEEDTTEPLSTKEQVYEEFENANSVNKEMEVLKPLVDSMPSSITNDSREMVKLEHVRRRIPSASSALVIGSVLGVIQTLFLIFAANPILNYMGVDSNSPMLRPARQYLTLRSLGAPAVLLSLAMQGVFRGFKDTKTPLYATIVGDTVNIILDPILMFVLHMGITGAAIAHVISQYLISLILLWRLNKQVDLLTPGIKDLRIGQFLKNGGMLLVRVIAATFCVTLAASLAARQGSTSMAAFQVCLQIWLAASLLADGLAVAGQAILASAFARKDHSKVVATASRVLQMALVLGIVLSVILTVVLKFASRLFTDDINVLHLISLGIPFIAVTQPVNALAFVFDGVNYGASDFAYSAYSMVLVALVSILCLFLLSSSHGFVGIWVALTIFMSLRTVVGFWRIGTGTGPWSFLRE